In Anopheles bellator chromosome 2, idAnoBellAS_SP24_06.2, whole genome shotgun sequence, the genomic stretch GCTTAACTGATTCTGTGATTTCAGACAAAAAGGGCAATTCTCTGTTCGCCGAGGTCGATGATCAAAGGAAAAAGCTGATGAGCATCATTTCCACGGTCAAGCAGCGCTACAATGAACTGAAAACGGAGCATCGTAACTGTCCCGCCAAAATTCGCCAGTTGAAAAACATGAACGATAGCTTATCTCGCGATCTGCTCCCGTATGTGAGTATGTTCCGGCAGGCTGAGAACCGCTTTCGGGAAGCGCTGCTCGAGCAGATCAACGATGTGAGCACGCAGCTTCAGAAGACCACCGAACGGAATAAATACCTGGAACAGCAGTTGCGTGGCCAAAGTGCCGAATGGGTCAGTTCACTGACGTCTTACTACAAGTAAGTGGAGACAAAAGCGCGCTATTGCTTGTGCACCACTAATAACGCGTTGTTTCTCATTTGTAGGGCTCAAACGGACAGTTTGGAGGCACGATTGAAAGTGTTCCAGCTAAAGCATCGCCTTGCCGAAGAGGACCACTGGTTGGCGAAGAAGGATCTATGCAAGTGGCGCATGGAGGCGCTCCATTTGCAGCAGATGAAGTGCATTCAACAGCTGCAAAAGCTCGACGAAAGTGATGCAGCAGAAGAATGTAACGGAGATAGTGTGATGATCAAAACGGAGATGGATCAAAAAGGCTATCAAGCGGTGCGGCAAGAAGTTGTTCCTTTGGTTGCAGCCGTTGTGAAAGCGGAACCAGACGCGTTCGATTTGAGCTGCATCAAAAAAGAACTTTCTTCAGAGGGCGAAAGTTTCGAGGAAATTGAGTGCAGCgtgaaaatcatttcaaacaCTAAAGCTGAGAATCTCAGTGATCAGTCACTCGAAGCCGACCTGCCAGTGGATGACAAAGAGACAACGACAAAGAGCGCTATCCGGATTGCCAAATCTCCCGAAATCTCTGTGTGGGCTAGTGCCTTGCTATCGGGTCCGAATGTGGACGGTGTtgacaaagaaaacgaaaccattgCGGAACAAATCTCGAATCAAAAAGTCGCCAGCAACACGCAAACGATCAAGTCGGGTGCCGTCATCATAAAGCGCTTCAAAATTGGTTCGAAAATGCAAGAGAGtggaaatgtaaatgtttaaaaatgtCATAATGATGCTTGTCTGCAGTTGCTCATTCAAACACAAAGAGCAGGGCAGTGCAAATCTCACACTTatggaaagaaataaaaattcattgaTTCGTACGCCATTGAATTGTCTCTGATAATATCCACCTCGGGAACTGGCAGCACTGCGCGTCTTCACGGAACAATGcaaaggtaaacaaaaacataagCACGTGCGTCTTCGCGTTGTCAATTTGTCAAAAAACAGCTGCTCTGTGATCATCACGGATTTCGTGGTTCGTGGACAAATGTGATAAGTTGTGTGGCGAAACATGTTGCGTGTAGAGTTAGGGACACTCCAACTGCTCCAGACGGAGGCCAGCCGAGTGCGCAATATTTGTATCCTGGCGCACGTGGACCACGGGAAGACGACACTGGCCGACAGTTTGATCGCTAGCAATGGAATCATCTCGAGCCGGCTGGCGGGAAAACTGCGCTACATGGACAGCCGACCGGACGAGCAGGAGCGCCAGATTACGAtgaaaagcagcagcatcgcgcTGCTCTACCGGGAACTGGGACCACCGGTGGAAGATTATTTGATCAATCTGATAGATTCGCCGGGACACGTTGATTTTAGCAGCGAAGTATCGACCGCCATTCGACTGTGCGACGGTGCGATCATCGTGGTCGACGTGGTCGAGGGCGTTTGTCCGCAGACTCGTGTCTGTTTGCAGCAGGCGTACGACGAGCAGTTATCGACGGTGCTTCTACTGAACAAGATTGACCGTTTGGTGCTGGAGAAACGCTTGGAGCCCCTGGAAGCCTACCGGCACTTGGGGCAGGTACTGGAGCAGGTTAACGCTGTGGTTGGCAATCTGTTCGCGTCGGACGTGCTGGCACGGGAGCAGATCGGTTCGGGAGACGATCAAACGTCGGCCTTGGAGGATGCGGACGACTCGGTGCTTTACTACAGCCCGCAGCAGGGAAACGTTCTATTCGGATCCGCTCTCGATGGATGGGCGTTCGATTTGGCAACGTTCGCCCGGTTGTACCAAGGGAAACTGGACGGTGTAACGGATTTTGTCGCGCTGCTGAATGGTCTGTGGGGAGACTTTTTCTACAGCCCACGGCGGAAGGCGATCGAACCGGGTGCGACAGAGAAGGGTCGCAAACCGTTGTTCGTGCAGCTTGTGCTCGACAACCTGTGGAACATTTACGGGCTGGTGGAAGATCGTGACGAGGCCAAGCTGCGATCGATCTCGGAACGGTGTGGTGTCGTACAGAACGCAAGGGATCTCAAACATGCCGATGGGCGTATTCCGGTGAGAAATCTTCTGTCCGGCTGGTtgccgatcgaacgatcgctGCTCGGTGCAGTGTGCCGTACCGTTCCAAACCCAACCGGCGTCAGTGAGGCCAAGGCGGAGAAATTGCTGTGTTCGCGATTGTCCGACTTCGGTTCGTACCCGGCGGAAACACGTGAACTAAAGCAGGACATAATGCGTTGTGATGCGGTCAGTGAtcggttgattgttttcgtttcgaaaatgtttccaattgAGCGTGGGGCGCTCGCCGGAGCCAGGGACACGTTGGAACGACTGACAAAGAATCTCTCCCTCGGTGCCGACGATGAAAGTGTGGACGAAGGAGAAATCTTTCTAGCTTTTGCCCGCGTGTACAGTGGAACGCTGCGGCGAGGTGCACGTGTTTTTGTGATCGGACCCAAGTACGATCCACGGACGATGGCGGCTAAGGATCCTGCGGAACCGAGCACGAATCCGCATCTTGCGGAAGTAGAAATCGatagtttgtttgtgttgatgGGTCGCCAGTTGGCCTCGGTTGAAAGTGTTCCGGCGGGGAACATCGTGGGCATTGGGGGGTTGCAGAATGTCGTACTGAAGACGGCAACGCTCAGCAACAGCCGCTACTGTCCACCGTTCGTCGATCTACCCTTAATCGCCACACCGATCCTGCGTGTTGCAGTAGAACCCCGGGACATTCAAAATATGCCACGATTGGTGCGCGGTTTGAAACTCCTAAATCAGGCCGATGCCTGTGTGGAGGTACGAGTGCAGGAGAGCGGCGAACACGTCCTGCTAACGCTTGGCGAGGTGCACCTTGAGCGGTGCATCAAAGATCTTCAGGAAACGTACGCCCGAATCGAGCTGAACGTGTCGAAACCGATCGTACCGTTCAAGGAAACGATCGTCCCGTTCGTGCCGACGTCGGAAGACAATCCGGAAGAGGAGATTGCAAAGGATCGCGAAAAGGACAAGACCGTAACGTTGCAGACCCCGAATCGGCAGTGCACGGTGAAACTTGTGGCAGTCCCGctaccaccggaagtggtgacACTTTTAATCGACAACGAGGCGGTGTTGAAAGCATACTTTCATCATCACGAAGCAGAACACTCGATCTGTCCGCAGGTGTTACTCGATTCGATCGGCGAGCTGAAAGCAAACTTGAAAAAGTTACTGCCGGAAACTGTACCATTCGAGCGAATCTGGTCGTTTGGACCGAAGAAGTGTGGCACCAATTTGCTGGTGAACCGTACGGACTTTGTGCACAGCTCGGTTTGGCATGAACCCGGTTCGTCCCCGGAGAACGATACGTTGCAAGCTGATCCTCGGGCGCAATATGAATCGTCGTTTGTGAACGGATTTCAAATGGCCAGCCTCGCTGGACCCCTGTGCGACGAACCGATGCAAGGTGTGTGTTTCGTAGTGGAACGGTGGGAGCTGGATATGAGTGTTGGCATCGACCTGGCATCGGTTGCGTCTCATGGACCGCTTTCAGGCAAGTCAAACGGATGGATATACCAGAATTACTGAAGAAGATTACTTTAATATTTAATATCTTCTTTCAGGACAAATTATGTCCGCGGTTAAGGAAGGCTGCAAAAAGGCGTTTCAAAACCAACCTCAGCGTTTGGTTCATCCGATGTACAGTTGCAGTATTACAGTAAACTCGGATGTTCTTGGTAAGtccgtttttgcttcttcATACGATTTCATAACATTGCTTTATACATGTTGAGTCATCAtaatataaatatttgatttgatttctgaggttcgtttcgtttcgaaatgtTGCTTATAGTTCAAAATCGTTTCCCTGGCAACACTGTcaaattcgatttgttttcgttcgcgttGCTGTCATCGCTTTGACAGATCGAGCACATGGTTTGTTGACGGGTACGAATTGTGTACCACGCGCCGATAGGAAAGTGCGCCGGGTTTTCGTGTAAAAAGTGCTGTTAAATTACCACCAATTCCTGGTTGTACAAAAACGCATTGTTTTGTGCTGTGATAAACCTTTCGCACGTTCAATCAAAATGGGTAAAAAGGGAAAAGTAGGGAAGGATCGGAAAGATAAGTTCTACAAGCTAGCCAAGGAGTCCGGCTACCGGTCGCGTGCCGCCTTCAAGTTGATTCAGCTGAACCGGCGGTTTGGCTTTCTGCAGCAATCGCAAGTATGCCTCGATCTGTGCGCTGCCCCGGGTGGCTGGATGCAGGTGGCCAAGCAGAACATGCCGGTGTCGAGCATCGTGATCGGTGTCGATCTATACCCGATCAAGGGCGTGCCCGGGTGCATCAGTCTGGTGGGAGACATTACGAGTGACAAAACAAAGTCCGATTTGGCGAAGGAGCTTAAAACGTGGAAAGCGGACGTGGTGCTGAACGACGGGGCACCGAACGTTGGTAAGAACTGGCTGCACGATGCGTACCAGCAGGTTTGCTTGACTTTGAGCGCGGTCAAGCTGGCGACGCAGTTCCTGCGTCCGGGCGGGTGGTTCGTCACGAAGGTGTTCCGCTCGAAGGACTACAATGCGCTGATGTGGGTGctaaaacaattgttcaagAAGGTACACGCCACGAAACCATCTGCGTCACGCAAAGAGTCGGCGGAAATATTTGTCGTCTGCCAGCACTACAGGGCCCCGGATAAGATCGATCCGCGCTTCCTCGACTCGAAGTACGTGTTCGAGGAGCTGGACATTGAGTCGAAGGACGGTGCCACGGCCAACATTCTGAAGGAGCTCGAAAAGAGTACGaccaaaaaaccgaaagtcgAAGGCTACGATGGGACGGACGTGCGAAAGATCGTGACGGCCCGGGAGTTCCTGCAAAGCGACAAGCCCCTGCCGCTCTTGAGTCGCATTACCGAGATTCAGTTCACGCAGACCGATGCTGAGATTGCGAACCACCCGGACACGACAGCGGAACTGAAGGAGTGCTGCAAGGACATAAAGATTCTGGGTCGAAAGGATCTGAAAGAGTTGCTCCGATGGCACAAGCTGTTGAGTGCGAAATTtggtgcaccggaagtggcagccGAAGCGGACGGGCAGGAAAAGAcgaagaaacagaagaaacaaaagcaGGAAAATGCCGACGGCGAAGACGGTGAGGAGAGTGAAGATGAAACCGATGAGGACATGGTGGAACTCCGTCAGTTGGATAAGGAAATTGCGGGCCTGCGTGACGAACAGATGCGCGAAACGAAGCGTATGCGCAAGAAGGTGAACAAGGAGCGCGCGAAGCTGAACGAAAGACTAAGTCTTAAGATGGTAATCAAGGGCGATGCAGGACCGACCGAGCTGGCGTCCGATATGATTTTTACGCTAAAGGATGTGGCCAGCAAGCAAGAGCTGGAAAACATTCTCGACCAACCGCCGGATCTTCCTGCCGAGGATGAGGCTGCTTCGGAAGACGAGGCAGCACGCAGGAAGCGAAAGTACATTCGGTACGATCCCGAAACGAAGGGTGATCTTTTCGAAGATGAGCAGCTGCTGGCGGGAGAAGCAGAAGATTCCGTTTCCGATGTGGATTCGGAGTTCGAATCGAAAGGTTTGGACCTCCACTCGGATGACGGTGTGTTGAGCTTCGAGGAAGACGAAGATCGTGTCGATCCATCGGATGATGAGAATTGTAATCCTTTGATCACCGATCTGGACGATCGCAGCAAAGCGGACAAACGGTTGCAGCGGGCCAAGCTGTGGTACGAACAGGAAGCATTCAAGAAGCACAATATCGAAAGCAACGACCAGGAGCTGGATTACGATATTGATCGGATGATCGAGGCGTACCAAAAAAGGGGCGTAAAGGTGCTCGGTGCCGAGCGTGACAAGGAGGATCGGGAAAACTTGCCACTCGGCAAGAAAGCGCGTCGCCGAGCACGGCACAGTACAAACGATGGGGACATTTCCAGCGACGATAGCTCGTCAGACGATGaggctgccggtggtggtggcgcggcGGAAAGCGAAGGCcccgcgcagcataaaacgataGAGACAGTGCCCGGGCAGGATGGTGGGTTTGAGATCGTTTCGGCGGAAGCgacccgaaagccgaaaaagATTAAGCTCAATGAGCAAGAGCTCGCCCTCGGGCAGCTGCTGGTGTCGGGGAAGAAGATGCGCCGCGATATCACGGATGCGGCCTGGAATCGGTACATGTTTAACGATTCGCACCTTCCCGATTGGTTCGTTGAAGATGAAGCGAAAACGATGCGCCGccagctgccggtgccggacgaCGTGGTCGAACGGTACCGGAAGGCGAAGGATGAGTTTAACGTGCGCACGATCAAGAAGGTGATGGAGGCCAAGACGCGCAAGAAGCGGCACGCCAAGAAGCGGCTAGAGAAGATCAAGAAGAAGGCGGAGCTGATTATGGAAAACGTCGACAACACCAACCAGGAGAAGATTCGTCTCCTCAAGAGGTAAGTGTGCTGTCTGACACCGTCTTTGGGGTTTGTTTCTCTGAGTTCAGTACGTAAcctgtgttgtttttgttacaGATTGTACAAAAAGGCCGACGCCAAGAAGAAGGAGGTTACGTACGTCGTGGCGAAGAAGTCGGGCGTCAGCGGCAAGAAGGTGCGCCGCCCGAAGGGTGTCGAGGGTCGGTTCCGGGTGGTAGATCCGCGCATGAAGAAGGACCGGCGGGGAGAAGTGACAAAAGAAAAGCGCACCAGTaagcacggcggcggcaaaggGAAGGGCAAGGGCAACAAGGCTGGTGGCCGCAAGGCGAAGGTCGGTGGCAAGAAGTAGCGATCGTGAGGAGCAGAACCGTGAAGCCGTTTGTTGCTGCAAACAAATTGGTCaacatcaatttaaatttataaataaacatattgTTGCGAAGGTTTGAAAACGATAGTAATCTAGTTGTTGCTAGTAATAGTTGTTGCTTCAATCAAcggaaatatttatttgaaaagaaTAAGGGCTTTCGCAATCACAAGATACATTATCAGTAAACTGGTAGGGGCGGAAGCATTCGAATGTGATTCCAAACTGGCCGTGGGTTGAGTGGTTGTGTCACTATTTAGCGCTCTGGTGAAAGGAAATCTCTTCCTCAAGGTTACCGGCAGTTCCGATGTGGTGGTAGCATTGGCAGCATTGACGAAGCTTCCGTTTCGCGCACCGTTCGGTGTGCCAACTGTCGTCGTTCCCGTACAGCCACCAGAGGTCGTCGTTGTGGCCAGTCTAGATGCTGGGCTGCTTGAACACTGGTTGTGCACCTTCCATCCATCACAAAAGTGGCTACCAGCGTACGTACATCCCATCTGATAGTTCCAAGTATCCTGCACGGTGTAGTTAACCCGGAAGCAGTGGAACGCCGCTGCCGGTCCTGGAGCTTCCGCTTGGAGCGACGGGTTGTGTGGTGCCAGCAGAAGGTTGGTTACCTGCACTAGAGCATCCGAGCAAACGACGTTAGTAGCCATGTCGAGACATTTTTCATAGCTGCCAACGGATTGACACAACGTGCAGCTGGAATCGGGCACTGGAAGAGAATCAGGGTTTTGAACTAGAACGATCAGGCAGCTGAGCTACCAATGGCGAGTACCTTCACTGCCAAAAGTCCCAAAAAGAATTGCTCCGAAGAATACGGTCCACCACGTCGTGCTGTGCCACATTTTCATGATCCACTTTCAGTTAGTCACCGAGCAATACTGCAATGCCAATTACGAGAGCACTACCAATTGAAGGGGATCGCCAACGTTTCAACCGCGGACGAAGAAACAATCAGCTTCGTTGTGCGCAATTTTTGGGCAACTTGGCACAGCGCGATCGTGGTACGTTCGGGTGGAGCACCacttactactactactactacttctgTGACAATGCCTTCTTTTGTGCACGATCGAGAAGAGAAACACACAGAAGCCAGGTTGTTATCTTTtgtcgttttcttttattagTTCTGCCATTAAACATTATGCTTCTCATCGcagtgtgtgttttttccctTTACTCGCAGTTAAATGGTTCCATACTGGGGCGGAAGAGTTTCTTATTCGATGATTTGCTTGAATTTAAGTTAGTAGCTTCTTCTTTCcgtttattcaaattaacaTACACTTACTGGTAGAAAATGTCAGAGTAAAATCCTGCCTCGGTCGGTGCCATCAATTCTGATTTACTTTACTCCACGACACACGCTATGCGATCGCTATGTGATCGTAGAATGTGTGCCCACACTTGCGCACACGTTCCGcttcggttcttcggttccggtttcagGGGGCCCACCGACGTTCGTCGCCGCCCTTCCGTTTAA encodes the following:
- the LOC131208125 gene encoding pre-rRNA 2'-O-ribose RNA methyltransferase FTSJ3 isoform X1 → MGKKGKVGKDRKDKFYKLAKESGYRSRAAFKLIQLNRRFGFLQQSQVCLDLCAAPGGWMQVAKQNMPVSSIVIGVDLYPIKGVPGCISLVGDITSDKTKSDLAKELKTWKADVVLNDGAPNVGKNWLHDAYQQVCLTLSAVKLATQFLRPGGWFVTKVFRSKDYNALMWVLKQLFKKVHATKPSASRKESAEIFVVCQHYRAPDKIDPRFLDSKYVFEELDIESKDGATANILKELEKSTTKKPKVEGYDGTDVRKIVTAREFLQSDKPLPLLSRITEIQFTQTDAEIANHPDTTAELKECCKDIKILGRKDLKELLRWHKLLSAKFGAPEVAAEADGQEKTKKQKKQKQENADGEDGEESEDETDEDMVELRQLDKEIAGLRDEQMRETKRMRKKVNKERAKLNERLSLKMVIKGDAGPTELASDMIFTLKDVASKQELENILDQPPDLPAEDEAASEDEAARRKRKYIRYDPETKGDLFEDEQLLAGEAEDSVSDVDSEFESKGLDLHSDDGVLSFEEDEDRVDPSDDENCNPLITDLDDRSKADKRLQRAKLWYEQEAFKKHNIESNDQELDYDIDRMIEAYQKRGVKVLGAERDKEDRENLPLGKKARRRARHSTNDGDISSDDSSSDDEAAGGGGAAESEGPAQHKTIETVPGQDGGFEIVSAEATRKPKKIKLNEQELALGQLLVSGKKMRRDITDAAWNRYMFNDSHLPDWFVEDEAKTMRRQLPVPDDVVERYRKAKDEFNVRTIKKVMEAKTRKKRHAKKRLEKIKKKAELIMENVDNTNQEKIRLLKRLYKKADAKKKEVTYVVAKKSGVSGKKVRRPKGVEGRFRVVDPRMKKDRRGEVTKEKRTSKHGGGKGKGKGNKAGGRKAKVGGKK
- the LOC131208125 gene encoding pre-rRNA 2'-O-ribose RNA methyltransferase FTSJ3 isoform X2; this translates as MGKKGKVGKDRKDKFYKLAKESGYRSRAAFKLIQLNRRFGFLQQSQVCLDLCAAPGGWMQVAKQNMPVSSIVIGVDLYPIKGVPGCISLVGDITSDKTKSDLAKELKTWKADVVLNDGAPNVGKNWLHDAYQQVCLTLSAVKLATQFLRPGGWFVTKVFRSKDYNALMWVLKQLFKKVHATKPSASRKESAEIFVVCQHYRAPDKIDPRFLDSKYVFEELDIESKDGATANILKELEKSTTKKPKVEGYDGTDVRKIVTAREFLQSDKPLPLLSRITEIQFTQTDAEIANHPDTTAELKECCKDIKILGRKDLKELLRWHKLLSAKFGAPEVAAEADGQEKTKKQKKQKQENADGEDGEESEDETDEDMVELRQLDKEIAGLRDEQMRETKRMRKKVNKERAKLNERLSLKMVIKGDAGPTELASDMIFTLKDVASKQELENILDQPPDLPAEDEAASEDEAARRKRKYIRYDPETKGDLFEDEQLLAGEAEDSVSDVDSEFESKGLDLHSDDGVLSFEEDEDRVDPSDDENCNPLITDLDDRSKADKRLQRAKLWYEQEAFKKHNIESNDQELDYDIDRMIEAYQKRGVKVLGAERDKEDRENLPLGKKARRRARHSTNDGDISSDDSSSDDEAAETVPGQDGGFEIVSAEATRKPKKIKLNEQELALGQLLVSGKKMRRDITDAAWNRYMFNDSHLPDWFVEDEAKTMRRQLPVPDDVVERYRKAKDEFNVRTIKKVMEAKTRKKRHAKKRLEKIKKKAELIMENVDNTNQEKIRLLKRLYKKADAKKKEVTYVVAKKSGVSGKKVRRPKGVEGRFRVVDPRMKKDRRGEVTKEKRTSKHGGGKGKGKGNKAGGRKAKVGGKK
- the LOC131208124 gene encoding elongation factor-like GTPase 1, yielding MLRVELGTLQLLQTEASRVRNICILAHVDHGKTTLADSLIASNGIISSRLAGKLRYMDSRPDEQERQITMKSSSIALLYRELGPPVEDYLINLIDSPGHVDFSSEVSTAIRLCDGAIIVVDVVEGVCPQTRVCLQQAYDEQLSTVLLLNKIDRLVLEKRLEPLEAYRHLGQVLEQVNAVVGNLFASDVLAREQIGSGDDQTSALEDADDSVLYYSPQQGNVLFGSALDGWAFDLATFARLYQGKLDGVTDFVALLNGLWGDFFYSPRRKAIEPGATEKGRKPLFVQLVLDNLWNIYGLVEDRDEAKLRSISERCGVVQNARDLKHADGRIPVRNLLSGWLPIERSLLGAVCRTVPNPTGVSEAKAEKLLCSRLSDFGSYPAETRELKQDIMRCDAVSDRLIVFVSKMFPIERGALAGARDTLERLTKNLSLGADDESVDEGEIFLAFARVYSGTLRRGARVFVIGPKYDPRTMAAKDPAEPSTNPHLAEVEIDSLFVLMGRQLASVESVPAGNIVGIGGLQNVVLKTATLSNSRYCPPFVDLPLIATPILRVAVEPRDIQNMPRLVRGLKLLNQADACVEVRVQESGEHVLLTLGEVHLERCIKDLQETYARIELNVSKPIVPFKETIVPFVPTSEDNPEEEIAKDREKDKTVTLQTPNRQCTVKLVAVPLPPEVVTLLIDNEAVLKAYFHHHEAEHSICPQVLLDSIGELKANLKKLLPETVPFERIWSFGPKKCGTNLLVNRTDFVHSSVWHEPGSSPENDTLQADPRAQYESSFVNGFQMASLAGPLCDEPMQGVCFVVERWELDMSVGIDLASVASHGPLSGQIMSAVKEGCKKAFQNQPQRLVHPMYSCSITVNSDVLGKLYAVIGRRHGRIQSADLIEGSGQFDVTAAIPVIESFNFATEIRKQTSGLAMPQLVFSHWETVDIDPHWVPSTEEEYLQYGDKADFTNVARVYMDAIRERKGLPVEKKLVEFAEKQRTLSKNK
- the LOC131212839 gene encoding protein Spindly, whose product is MNNTPAVSMDNPEAMLQAYNKLKQRYNELSNENQQLCQENYDLKRNLQAANQTNSFLSTEVESVVSEWRGKMESERATVSKLAAELQSEKTRSKLEIEGLEEHCARMRKRIEKLEQDLKQAEEYDGAVQSGPTALHSDSLQMENLELLEEVESLKETLERVNLCLQQANGEIARLTNDNTETSERYSSLRCNYESKKQEVEELNTLLEVAQEQAALLTAEITSMRANPDNDLNKKGNSLFAEVDDQRKKLMSIISTVKQRYNELKTEHRNCPAKIRQLKNMNDSLSRDLLPYVSMFRQAENRFREALLEQINDVSTQLQKTTERNKYLEQQLRGQSAEWVSSLTSYYKAQTDSLEARLKVFQLKHRLAEEDHWLAKKDLCKWRMEALHLQQMKCIQQLQKLDESDAAEECNGDSVMIKTEMDQKGYQAVRQEVVPLVAAVVKAEPDAFDLSCIKKELSSEGESFEEIECSVKIISNTKAENLSDQSLEADLPVDDKETTTKSAIRIAKSPEISVWASALLSGPNVDGVDKENETIAEQISNQKVASNTQTIKSGAVIIKRFKIGSKMQESGNVNV